The Stieleria maiorica genome includes the window CCGCGATCGACTCCGGCGACACCGCCCATGCCGATTGTCCGACCAGCGATAAACAGCCGGCGACAAGGATCAAACCACCGAAACATCTCACACCCATTCGTTGTTGCAACATCGTTGCCCCCGCCAGAAAAGAAAAATGGATCAGTCGCCACGATACGTTTCGCGCCCTGCCGCCCTACCGGCCGTCCCACCACCAATGATTCACCGCGACCGGTCGTTGTCGGACCAGGGACGCGTGCCCATCAAGTGTCGGGTAGGTTGCGATGGCCGACTTCACCGTCGCGTCGGTCGCCACCGATACACCACCGCTGGCCAACAACACGTGGTGTCGCTTGTTTCCTTTGCGAACCGTGTGCATCGTCGCGATCGATTCGACCTGTTTAGGTGCCGGCAGATTCCAATCCCGCGCTTCGTCTTCGGACGCCAACGCCGAAGCCAGATCGCGGTGCACGCCCTCGGCCCCGAACCGGTCGATCAAGTGCGAAACCGCTGCGACTCGATAAAGCGATTCCAGCGCTCCATAGACCGGGTACTGGTCACGGATGCGAGCCCAGTTTCGGTTGAATCCGGCGACGAACTGTGCGCTGCGCGGATCGACCGTGACATCGCCGCGTCCACCGTCGGCCAATGCCCGTTGGTTTTCACCGCTCAGCCGAACGGCATTGCCGGCGATTTCGAAAACACGTTTTTCGCTGTCGCAGCGAACCGCTTGTCGTTGGGCCGTGAACCACAACCGTAACAGCAACCCGTTGGGCGGCCCTTGGTCGATCATGTCATCGACCACGTCCAGGTAGTTGGCGACACCTTCGGGCATCGGTTGCTGGCCCAAAGCCAGTTGTTTCATGTGGCGATCGGCTTCGACCATCAACAACGCGACCGAGGTGTCACCGGCGGCACCGAACACTTCGACGCGTTGCATCCCAAGTGCGCTCTGCAGCTGGTCAGCCGATTTGCCGATCGGGATTTGGCCCGAACGAATCTGACCGGCGACCTCCATCGCCGCTTGCATTCCCGCCGGCGTCGGATCGATCGTGCATCCGAACGGTGTACCGGCTTGGCTGGCGGCCAGACAACGAGCCAGGAAATCGCTTCGCAAGGTCGCACGTCCCGACTGGCGGTCTACATACCAGCCGCGATCCAAATCGATCCCGCTGGTCGGAGCCGCCAAAATGATGTCGTCATCGGTCAGGAACAAATACTGAACGCGAGAGAGGCCGGCCAGATTCAACAGACTGTCGCCCAGCGGTACACCGGTCATCCGTCGCGCCGTGATCTCGTCTCGCAATCGTCGCAGCGAAACGAAACGCATTTCGGAGGGGGCACGCCAGTCTCGGGTCTGGGATTCCAGATCGGCGGCCAACAGCGCGTCCAGATTGGCGATCGCCCCCTTGGCAAGTGATTGGTCATCACTGGGCAAGTGAGCGATTTCAACCGTCCCAGCGGCATCCACGTAAACGCCTTGGGGATACGGTGCCATCGTGCTATTGCCTCCGAGCGCTTCCCACGTGTCGGGAACGACGGTGGTCTCGATCAGATTCATCAGCGAATCAAAATCGGCAAAGCTGCCGCCACCCTGAGGTGCCCCGCGGCGAACGGCACCCATCGAATTGTTGAGGACGCTTTGGCGATCAGCCGGTGTTTCGATCTGTCGCACCGTGGCGGCAGCGGCCGACGATTCGCCCGAAAGCGATTGAGCGCTCGCCACCTGGGCCAGCCAGCGGTCACGGGTGCCGGGTATGGTTTCGGCAGGCAGCGATTTGGCGACCGAAAACTCCCCGGCCTTGATCGCTTGATCCGCCCGGGTTGGGTCGGCCGGTGGGGCTGCCATGCAACAATGATCTGCGGTCGACGTGAACACGGCAATCGTGATTGCAACGACGCAAGCCAAGCTCGCAATGCGATGGGGTCGACTCATCACGTATTTCCTGACGGGGTTCGTGTGGTGGCTCCGGAGCCCTAAAGGCGCGCGGCATTGGGCGGATGTTAACAACGCAGTTTCCGGTTTGCGGCTGCCGGGAGGTTCCTTCACCACCAGCCCGTTATGAAAAAAGCATGCCAATGACGAATTTTTCTCATTCGGCCACAAACGGTTCATCCCGCAGCTGACAAGCGTAGCAAAATGCTGCAGCGCGAGTGTATTGATTTGCAACATGTCTCAATCTGCATCAGGGCCATTGGCCTCCGCGACCGTCTGCCAAACACCGTCCAAGAGTCGTTGCTGGGGACGGAAACGTTCTTTGTAATTCAGGTGACGGTTTTCGGCGACGAACAGGCCCAAATACACGTACGTTCGTTCGGTTTCGATGGCCCACTGGATCTGCTTGAGCACCGCCAGGGTGCCGATGCAATAGCGTCCGAAGACGGGGTCGAAGTGGGTGTAGACGGCGTTGAGCGAATCGCGGCCCAAATCGACGATCGAGATTCCGATCAGTTTCCCACCCAGGCGGAACGTTAATTCCGCCGTTTCGACGCAGGTCGCGACCAGAAACTCGTGGTAATCGGCCAAATCCGCAGGCCCGCGTTGCGAAAGTTGCCGCGCCGCTCGGTGCCCATTGAACAACCGCAATCGCTCCGCATCGATCTGCACCCTGCCCCACGCGACCTCCAACTCCCGATCGGACCGATTGAGGATCCGTTTCATCGAACGGGTCAAGCGAAATTGTCGGACGTCCACGCGGGTGGCAATGCACTCGTTGCAATCAGGACACTGAGTCCGGTACAGCATGGTTCCGGCGCGACGGTAACCGAGTCGCAACAGCCGATCCAGGTCGTCCGGCGAAACCCGGCGTTTGGGATACTCCAACGGCATCCGCGCTACTTTTCCGTCCAGATACGGACACTCCTGCAGCGAGTCGTAGACGACCACCAACCCCTTCTTGGCGAAGTCATGTTCGCTGGCGTCGATCCGATTGAGAGGATCGGACGATTTCGAGGGTGACTCGTATTTCATAAAAAAACACTGGCCGCGAGAACGTATTTCCCGACGGCCAGTGTAGCGTGATTTTGCGGTTGCGACACAAATCTGACGTGTCGACTTCAATCAGCGAAACGGATGGATCAGTCCCACCACCATTGACCGTCCTTCAGATCGGACGGGCCGGCGGACTGTTTAACTTCGTTGTTTCGGCCTTCACGATCGACCACCAACGTCTCTTTGGCCAGCGCTTTGCGGGGCATCATTTGCACGCCACCGCCCAGGGGAGTCATCAAGGTGTTGCCGCGCCACACCGCGTTGACGGCTGTTTCGACCTGTTCTGGTGCGGTGTAGGTTTGCACGGTCAGGGCCGATTCATTCCCCAGGACCGGCATCGCCCATTCCGCTTGCCCGTAGAAATCTTGTTCCTGGATGTAGGCTGCCGCGATCGAAACGTCCATCAGCTGACGCAATTCGGCATAGACCCGCACCTGGTCGGCGATCGCCGGGAACTTGTCGGTGAACTCTTGGCAGAACGCTTGGCTGGCTTTGTTGACGCGACGGGTGATCGTGCGTTTTCCGCCGGACACCCGTTCGTTCTCACCCACCAGTTCGACGCCACGCTCGTTGATCTTCATCGCCAAGCCGTCTTCGCTGACCGCGATGCCGTCGTATCGAGGCTGGAAATACCAACGTTCCATGGCGTTGGCCGCGACCGCCGACGGGTTCGCTCGATCGACGTAGCTTTGGAATCGCATCGGCAACCGTTCCAGGCCGATCCCGATCAGTTTCATGCGATAGTCCGCTTCCACCAGCACGCGGGCGAAGTGCGTGTCGGTCGGGATCCCGCGAATCGTGACGTCTTGCAGCCCCAAATTGTTTTTCAAACCGACGGCCAACCGCGCCGCGTCACTCGGTTGAACCCGGCCGCGGACCGAAGCGAGGAATTGCTGCATCCGTTGCAGCCCCTCCTGGGTCGGATCGATCGACACGCTGATCACGCCGGTCGCGGGTTGCCCTGGGGCAAACGCACGCAAGGCGGTCGCGAGGTCTTCCAGCAGCACGGTGGGCTTACCGGATTCGATCCCCACGAAGCGTTCGGTGGGGTCGGCGACAAAACCTTCGGCCGGCCCGGCGACCACGATGTCCCGCGTTTCGGGGTAATAGAACACGTATTGGATCGAGGTCAGACCCGCCAGGGTTTTCAAATCGTCACCGATCGCCCCTCCGGCGGCGAGTTGTTCCTGGAGTGCCGCTTCCATGCGTTGCAGCGAGACTTTTCGCAGTTTGCTACCACGCATCAGGTCGTTGTCACGCATCTGGCGGGCGGCCATCAGACGCTGCCGAGCGACACGCGGATCGAATTGGCGGACTTTCAAAACGCCTTGGGCATCGATATCAACGCCAGCGATCGGCTGGGCAAAGTTGATGTTGGTTCCGCCGCCGCCACCGCCGCCGTTATCCTGGCCGTAGACGCTGGATCCAGACGTGAAGAAGGCTGCGGCGAGCGCGGCAAGCAAATAGGTGCGGAAAAGACGTGTCATCGGTGAAACCAATTTCAAAACGCGGCCGGAGTGTGGAGGCGCTGGTTGTGGAGGCGCAGGGGAAAAGTCACTTGCTGTTGACAGTAATCAGTCGCGGCCGGATCGGCAAGAAACTACCGCGAGGGAATAGGAATTGGTGCAAATCGGTCGCCCCCAATGGCCCCCTTGTGGGGCATCGCCGTCTACACAAGCCACACAACCCTCCCTGGCGGGAGTGCGAGGCGGCGACGTGATGGGCAGCCGGGAACGATTTGCCGGTCCGGTTCGGCTGGGCACACAAGGGCGGTGCAAACGCCATACCGTATCGGTTTTATCCTAGCTCTCCAAACCTTCCGCCGACGTTGATTTTCCCCGCCCTTTCGGTTTTTTTGGTCTGCCGTAGAATCTGGCCTGACGGTCTGGAAACCACCTTCCCAATGAGTTTGTAAACATGAGCGGCGATTGCGATTTCGGTTTGATTGGTCTAGCAGTCATGGGCGAGAACTTGGCCCTGAACGTGGAAAGTCGCGGGTACAAGGTCGCCGTGTACAACCGCACGACCAGCAAGGTCGACGAGCTGATCGCCGGGCGTGCCAAAGGCAAAAACTTTGTCGGCACACACTCGATCGAGGAATTTGTCAAATCCGTCAAACGCCCCCGCAAACTGATGATGCTGGTCAAAGCCGGACCGGCCGTCGACGCCATCATCGAACAACTGCTGCCGCACTGTGAACCGGGCGACATCATCATCGACGGCGGCAACGAATACTACGTGCACACCGAGCGACGCACCAAGCAGGTCGAAGAAGCCGGGCTGCTGTATGTCGGATGCGGCGTCAGCGGCGGCGAAGAGGGGGCACTGAAGGGCCCCAGTTTGATGCCCGGCGGTTCGGCCGAAGCCTGGCCGCACATCAAAGAGATGTTCCAGTCGATCGCTGCCAAGGTCGGCCCCAAGAACGACATCCCTTGCTGTGAATGGTTGGGCAGCGGCGGTGCCGGCAACTACGTCAAAATGGTGCACAACGGCATCGAATACGGCGACATGCAGCTGATTTGCGAAGCCTACCAGTTGTTGCGTGAGCTGGGCGGATTGACCAACGACGAACTGTACGACGTCTTTGACCAGTGGAACGACGGCGAACTGCAGAGCTACCTGATCGAAATCACCCGCGACATCTTCAGCGTCAAAGATGACCAGGGCGGTGACGGTTTCCTGGTCGACAAGATCATGGACGTCGCCGGCGCCAAGGGCACGGGGAAATGGATGAGCCAGTTGGCGCTCGACTTGGGCGTCCCCAGCACGCTGGTCACGACCGCCGTCTTCGCCCGCGGTTTGTCGGCTCAGAAAGAGGCCCGCGTCCGAGCCAGCGAAACACTCAACGGCCCCTCGGAATCCTCCAACCCGGAAATGCGTGCGATCGCACAATCGCTGGTCGGCGATCGAGCCGAATTCGTCGAAGCCGTTCGCCAAGCCCTCTACGCATCAAAGATCGTTTCCTACGCTCAGGGCTTTGTCCAACTGCAGGCCGCTTCGGAGGAACACAATTGGGACCTGGACTACGGTGCCGCCGCACTGCTGTGGCGTGGCGGTTGCATCATTCGCGCCCAGTTCCTCGACCGCATCAAAGAAGCCTTCGATGCCGATCCGAAGTTGGAAAACCTGTTGCTGGCCAAGTACTTTGAAGACGCCGTCGAAAACGCCCAAGAAAAATGGCGCAAGGTCGTCGCGGTCGCTTCGGTGATGGGAATCCCCGTGCCGGCATTCAGCACCGCACTGTGCTACTACGACGGATACCGACTGGCCCGCTTGCCCGCCAATTTGTTGCAGGCTCAACGCGACTACTTCGGCGCCCACACCTACCAGCGGGTCGACAAGGAAGGCACCTTCCACAGCGAATGGTTGCAACTGCGCAAGACCCCCAAGGCGTAGCGGGGACAATCATGTCCAATGATCCGATCGTCTGTCCGTTTTGCCCGCTGTGTTGTGACGACCTGCGAGTCGATCCCATCAGCGGAGAAACCGACGTGCCGTGCCATGTGGCCCAGGTCGCCTTCGCGTCCGCCATCCGCCCGCCGTCGGCCAGGTTGGAATCGCAGCCGATCGAGACGATCAATTGGGACGCCTTGCGTCAATCGCTTTCGCTCAAGACGCCCCCAGTCGTGGACTTCATCGGGGCCACGATCGCGGAAGCCAAAACGCTCGACGCGATGGTCAAACGCGGGCAGATCCGACTGCGGATCGATCGCGACGCATCAGCCCGG containing:
- a CDS encoding DUF1598 domain-containing protein, producing MSRPHRIASLACVVAITIAVFTSTADHCCMAAPPADPTRADQAIKAGEFSVAKSLPAETIPGTRDRWLAQVASAQSLSGESSAAAATVRQIETPADRQSVLNNSMGAVRRGAPQGGGSFADFDSLMNLIETTVVPDTWEALGGNSTMAPYPQGVYVDAAGTVEIAHLPSDDQSLAKGAIANLDALLAADLESQTRDWRAPSEMRFVSLRRLRDEITARRMTGVPLGDSLLNLAGLSRVQYLFLTDDDIILAAPTSGIDLDRGWYVDRQSGRATLRSDFLARCLAASQAGTPFGCTIDPTPAGMQAAMEVAGQIRSGQIPIGKSADQLQSALGMQRVEVFGAAGDTSVALLMVEADRHMKQLALGQQPMPEGVANYLDVVDDMIDQGPPNGLLLRLWFTAQRQAVRCDSEKRVFEIAGNAVRLSGENQRALADGGRGDVTVDPRSAQFVAGFNRNWARIRDQYPVYGALESLYRVAAVSHLIDRFGAEGVHRDLASALASEDEARDWNLPAPKQVESIATMHTVRKGNKRHHVLLASGGVSVATDATVKSAIATYPTLDGHASLVRQRPVAVNHWWWDGR
- a CDS encoding arginyltransferase — encoded protein: MKYESPSKSSDPLNRIDASEHDFAKKGLVVVYDSLQECPYLDGKVARMPLEYPKRRVSPDDLDRLLRLGYRRAGTMLYRTQCPDCNECIATRVDVRQFRLTRSMKRILNRSDRELEVAWGRVQIDAERLRLFNGHRAARQLSQRGPADLADYHEFLVATCVETAELTFRLGGKLIGISIVDLGRDSLNAVYTHFDPVFGRYCIGTLAVLKQIQWAIETERTYVYLGLFVAENRHLNYKERFRPQQRLLDGVWQTVAEANGPDAD
- a CDS encoding DUF1598 domain-containing protein; amino-acid sequence: MTRLFRTYLLAALAAAFFTSGSSVYGQDNGGGGGGGTNINFAQPIAGVDIDAQGVLKVRQFDPRVARQRLMAARQMRDNDLMRGSKLRKVSLQRMEAALQEQLAAGGAIGDDLKTLAGLTSIQYVFYYPETRDIVVAGPAEGFVADPTERFVGIESGKPTVLLEDLATALRAFAPGQPATGVISVSIDPTQEGLQRMQQFLASVRGRVQPSDAARLAVGLKNNLGLQDVTIRGIPTDTHFARVLVEADYRMKLIGIGLERLPMRFQSYVDRANPSAVAANAMERWYFQPRYDGIAVSEDGLAMKINERGVELVGENERVSGGKRTITRRVNKASQAFCQEFTDKFPAIADQVRVYAELRQLMDVSIAAAYIQEQDFYGQAEWAMPVLGNESALTVQTYTAPEQVETAVNAVWRGNTLMTPLGGGVQMMPRKALAKETLVVDREGRNNEVKQSAGPSDLKDGQWWWD
- the gnd gene encoding decarboxylating NADP(+)-dependent phosphogluconate dehydrogenase; this encodes MSGDCDFGLIGLAVMGENLALNVESRGYKVAVYNRTTSKVDELIAGRAKGKNFVGTHSIEEFVKSVKRPRKLMMLVKAGPAVDAIIEQLLPHCEPGDIIIDGGNEYYVHTERRTKQVEEAGLLYVGCGVSGGEEGALKGPSLMPGGSAEAWPHIKEMFQSIAAKVGPKNDIPCCEWLGSGGAGNYVKMVHNGIEYGDMQLICEAYQLLRELGGLTNDELYDVFDQWNDGELQSYLIEITRDIFSVKDDQGGDGFLVDKIMDVAGAKGTGKWMSQLALDLGVPSTLVTTAVFARGLSAQKEARVRASETLNGPSESSNPEMRAIAQSLVGDRAEFVEAVRQALYASKIVSYAQGFVQLQAASEEHNWDLDYGAAALLWRGGCIIRAQFLDRIKEAFDADPKLENLLLAKYFEDAVENAQEKWRKVVAVASVMGIPVPAFSTALCYYDGYRLARLPANLLQAQRDYFGAHTYQRVDKEGTFHSEWLQLRKTPKA